In the genome of Candidatus Schekmanbacteria bacterium, one region contains:
- a CDS encoding undecaprenyl/decaprenyl-phosphate alpha-N-acetylglucosaminyl 1-phosphate transferase, translating to MRTEYLLTFVLAFLFSIYGTPLAIVAAKKFGVVDKPDGKLKTQKEPVPYLGGLAVYLSFLLSLGMVYDFSRTTLALILSGTIIVLLGLIDDFGVLSPGVKFLGQLIAVFILLKSDVMITVVALPPWLAILLTIFWMVGIINGFNIIDVMDGLSSGIAFIASLAFFVVAVINGEPFIAIISVALAGSLLGFLYYNSEPARIYLGDTGSMFIGLILGALAMIGKYSFNNNVGFLAPLVILGMPIFDTLLVMYLRALRGQSMFLGSRDHFALRLRRWALSVRKTVLLSYTVSLILAMIGIVMIYTDNETTLALVSVILLIFLLIARWLKRIDVGF from the coding sequence TTGAGAACAGAATATTTATTGACATTTGTTTTGGCCTTCCTTTTTTCTATTTATGGTACACCTTTAGCCATTGTGGCTGCAAAAAAGTTTGGAGTCGTTGACAAACCTGATGGAAAATTGAAAACACAAAAAGAACCTGTGCCTTATCTTGGTGGATTGGCAGTATATTTGTCCTTTCTTCTTTCTCTCGGAATGGTTTACGATTTTTCGCGTACAACTCTTGCCCTTATTCTTTCCGGCACAATAATAGTCCTTCTTGGTCTCATTGATGATTTCGGAGTGCTTTCGCCGGGTGTAAAATTTTTAGGTCAACTTATAGCAGTTTTCATTCTTTTAAAATCAGATGTTATGATTACTGTCGTTGCTCTTCCGCCGTGGCTTGCAATTTTGCTTACAATTTTTTGGATGGTTGGCATAATAAACGGATTCAATATAATAGATGTTATGGATGGATTGTCATCAGGCATTGCCTTTATTGCTTCTCTTGCCTTTTTTGTCGTTGCCGTAATAAATGGCGAGCCTTTTATAGCAATAATAAGTGTTGCTTTAGCAGGAAGTCTCTTGGGTTTTTTATATTACAATTCTGAACCAGCGCGAATATATCTTGGTGATACCGGTAGTATGTTTATTGGACTTATTCTTGGGGCGCTTGCAATGATTGGAAAATATAGTTTTAACAACAATGTAGGTTTTCTTGCCCCATTGGTTATTCTTGGTATGCCAATCTTTGATACACTTCTTGTAATGTATTTGAGGGCATTGAGGGGGCAATCTATGTTTTTGGGAAGCAGAGACCATTTTGCGCTTCGCCTCAGAAGATGGGCTCTTTCAGTGAGGAAAACGGTTCTTCTAAGCTATACAGTTTCTCTTATTCTTGCAATGATAGGAATTGTAATGATATATACTGACAATGAAACAACGCTTGCGCTTGTAAGTGTTATTCTACTTATATTCCTCTTAATAGCACGATGGTTAAAACGAATCGATGTCGGTTTCTGA